The nucleotide window TAGATTTCaggtgagagagaaagagagatttGCAAATTGTCTGAGTGTTCTAGGATGACTCAAGCAATCAGGATGATTCTTATTCGGATGTTGACGAGGTTGAACCGAAATTGAAGTACGTCAGAATGCAGAATGACATCAAGGGGATATTAGTGAACGATGCTGCGAGCTGTATTGCTGTACATCCTAAGGTATTACGAGATTTAGAgtggagtgatttttttatttatggttAGGAAGAAAATTCTATTCAGATATGAAAGTTGGCCAAAATCAGGTTCAAAAGACAGGCTACCCGGGCCttaagtgaaataaaattttccagttcCTCTGCTTGGGCTCCCACTGGGGTCGAATCCACGTCCTCGACCACCAAGGTAACAATATTCAATCGAAGACTCTCCAGGCCCATACAGTGGCAGTGAATCAAATTTCGATTGATCATAAGGGTGACTACATCGCCTCTTGTAGCGACGATGGAAAAGTCTTCATCTACGGTCTTTACACTGCCGACAACAATCATAATATGTCCTTGGGTCGTCTCGTCAAGTCCATAGCAATAGATCCAGGCTATTCCAAGCCCGGGGGTTCTAAGAAATTCATAACTGGCGACGACAAGCTCGTCCTCTACGAAAAGACCTTCCTCTCCCGGATGAAGCTCTCGGTCCTATGCGATGCCGAAGGAGGTGTCCGGTCTGTTGCTTGGATGGGGCAGTTTGTTGCCTGGGCGTCTGACACTGGTGTCAGGGTCTACGATCTCAATTCCAAGTGTTCATTAGGGCTCATCAAGTGGACGACTACACCGCCAGTACTGCCTGAGCACTATCGTTGCAACTTGCGTTGGACAGATTCTAGGACTCTGTTGATAGGCTGGGTCGACACTGTCCGTATCTGTCAAATTCGAAAGCGCTCCACTCAAGAGACATCCACCCAGAACCTCGCAGAATTCCTCATAGATCCTGTCTCCACGTTCCAAGTAGATTTCTATATATCGGGGATAGCCCCTCTGGAGACTCAGCTAGTTCTGTTGGGATGTCCAAAAGAGCCTGACGAATCTGGAAAGTCTCAGAGACCTACTCTTCACATTGTCGATCCCAAATACCAGGACTTTCAGACGATCTGTGCCAATTACCTGACTCTAAGAGGATACAAGGAGTACTCCTGCAATGATTATCATCTCGATTGTTTACCTGAGGAAAATCGATTCTTCATAGTCTCTCCAAAGGACATAGTAATCGCCTCTTTGTACGACTCCGATGACAGAATAGAGTGGCTCCTCTCCCACGGAAAGTTTGAGGCGGCCCTCGAGGCAGTCTCCCTCAATGAGGGCAGAGACTGCGAACGTCACACAATGATCAATGTAGGAAGAGTCTATTTGGATCATCTCCTGGCCTCCCAGCAGTACGAGGAAGCTGGAAAGCTCTGTCTAAAAGTTCTGGGAAGGGACAAAAAACTCTGGGAAGAAGAGGTCTACAAATTTGCGAGAGTCCACCAGCTCAGATCAATTTCCTCGTATTTACCCCGGGGCGATATCACCCTGGACCCCCTCATCTACGAGATGGTTCTGTACGAATACTTGAAGATAGATCCCGATGGCTTTCTCCAATTAGTCAAGGAATGGTCTCCGAAACTTTACACAGTTGCTGCTGTTGTTAATGGCGTTTTAGAACATCTTCTTGTTCACAATCAGAGGCAGAATGTTCTTTTGGAAGCTCTAGCCATTCTTTACTCCCACGACGGCAAGTATGATAAAGCGCTTGCGATGTATCTGAAGCTCAGGCACAAGGATGTATTCCAGTTGATCCAAAAACACCAACTCTGGAGCTCGGTTCATGACATGATTGAGGGACTCATGGATCTCGATGCTGAGAGGGCTATAGCCCTGGTTCTGGATAAGGACAAGGTCCCTAGCGATCTCATCGTTAAGAAACTTCAGAATAATCATAGATACCTTTACATGTACCTCGACGCACTCGATAAGAAGGACATGAAAGATTGCAAAGGCAAGTATCATGGTATTCTCGTAAGGCTATATGCGGATTACTCGAGGGACAAGTTACTTCCCCTGTTGAGGAGGTCTGACAACTACCCCATTCAGCAGGCTCTCGACATCTGCAGTCAGAGGCAGTTCTATCCGGAGATGGTATATCTCCTCGGGAGAATTGGAAACACTAGCGAGGCATTGGCTCTTATGACAAGGGAGCTAGGGGACATGGAAGCTGCCATTGAATTCTGTCAAGAGCATGATGATGAGGAGCTTTGGAATGATCTTATCAATTACTCATTGAATAAGTCTGAGAATATAACGTTTTTACTACAGAAAATTGGACCGTATGTGGATCCCAGGCTCATGGTACAGAGGATTGAACCCTCTATGCAGATACCTGGTCTTAAAAAGGCCTTGATTAAGATGATGTGTAATTACAATCTTCAAGTGTCGGTACAGGAAGGATGCAAGAAGATACTCTCTGGGGATTATTTCAATCTCCACGAGAGACTCGTTAGGTCACATCAGAGGGGAATTTTTGTCGATGATGATCAAATGTGTGGAGCGTGTCACAGAAAGGTCATTGTCAGGGATCCAAGGAATCTAGtcgttttttattgtaaacatCTTTTTCATGAAGAGTGCTTACCGGACCTCGATAATGTCGAGAACTGCGTTATTTGTAATCCGGCGAAGGACAGGTTTAAGTGAAGAAAACAAAACtgatataatttttcttgttgcaaaaatttttgacaagatttttttcagttgataagtgaaaaatatattgtcgTCAGCcgcttgaaaattatattaaaaatatttttgtaaaaagtTATCTTGATTTCTCTTTATTTTGTTGCAAAAATGGGTTTTCTTCATTCCATTGGTATTAATGACGAAGCAAGTAAATGAGACGTTTCCTGATTGTATATAATTATCTAGTTGAACTAAAAATGTCAGAAATGTCGTGTGAAACAATCtaggataattatttttttaaactcaagGAACTCTTTTGTACATCGACGATTTTTTGGAATTCTTATTTGTCCTTGTTTCCTGAGCCAAAAAATGTACCTAATCGTATTGCCTGTATATtgaataaactaaaaaaattactgaatagaaagtgaattgtttttaatttttttttattacttcgtTTTTTCCTTACTAATGTACAATAACTTGGTGCCTGGTGGCCAAGCGTAACGTTACGACACGATTATTTCAATTTGCAGTGACAAATTTCTGTTTTTAGCTAAAGGTTTCGAACAATCACATCCAGTGATGGATTAACAATTGAAGGGCgtatgaataattcaaatggATTACACTATACAAATAATTGAGGTActgatttattaaatgaacTGATGACGAGAAGTTGCTTCTTCAACTATTATTTTATCGCTTAAAAATGTGtcattttcttcttcattcgatggttttttaaattttgtttattgtttgGCGAGGGTCTCGGCCTTGGCAACGACCTCCTCGATGGGACCCACCATGTAGAAAGCAACCTCTGGAAGGTGGTCGAGTTCACCTGCCAGGATTTTCTGGAATCCCTTGATGGTCTCAGCGAGGGGTACCAATTTTCCGGCGTGTCCTGTGAAAACCTCAGCGACCTgttgaatacaaaaaaaattggctaTTTTACAAACGATCAAATAATAGAACTATGTAAATCTATAATTCAGTCAATTAATTAGGTTTTAATGCATCTCCCTATATCAATTACAAAAAGTTTACCTGGAATGGCTGAGAGAGGAACCTCTGGATTTTCCTAGCTCTTGCTACGGTGAGTTTGTCCTCCTCAGACAATTCGTCCATACCCAGAATAGCAATGATATCCTGGAGGGACTTGTAGTCCTGGAGGATTTTCTGTACTCCACGGGCAATGTTGTAGTGCTCGGCTCCGATGATGTTGGGATCCATGATACGGGAAGTGGAGTCGAGGGGATCGACGGCGGGGTAAATACCGAGCTCAGCGATAGCACGGGAGAGCACAGTGGTGGCGTCCAAGTGGGCGAATGTCGTGGCTGGAGCTGGATCTGTCAAATCGTCAGCTGGTACGTAAATAGCTTGTACTGATGTGATTGATCCTTTCTTCGTGGTGGTAATACGCTCCTGCATGGTACCCATGTCAGTGGCCAGAGTTGGCTGATATCCTACAGCTGATGGAATACGACCCAGAAGGGCAGACAcctaaagaaattaattaagtttCGTTCATGTGCGTGTACTcttgatgataataataattgggaaatggaaaagacTAGATAAGAAAGTGGTGCGGAAAGGCCGGTCTAAATTTTGTTGATTGAAAATGGTTGCATTTTCATCACCTCAGTGAATACTTACCTCAGAACCAGCCTGAGTGAACCTGAAGATGTTGTCAATGAACAGCAGTACATCTTGACCCTCCTGATCTCTGAAGTATTCAGCAACAGTGAGACCTGTGAGAGCCACTCTGGCACGGGCGCCAGGAGGTTCATTCATCTGTCCATAGACAAGGGCTACCTTTGATGTTTTATCCTTCAAGGAAATGACACCAGACTCAATCATCTCGTGGTATAGATCATTACCCTCACGAGTTCTTTCTCCAACTCCAGCGAACACTGAGTATCCACCGTGGGCCTTGGCAACGTTGTTGATCAATTCCATAATCAATACAGTTTTACCTACTCCAGCACCACCGAAGAGACCGATCTTTCCTCCCTTGGCGTAAGGAGCCAAAAGGTCTACGACCTAGAACAATGAAGTAATTCAGGAGTAATTTAGAGTCACTTTGTTTTGCAAGTCTAAAATTTAATCTATCAATTTTGTCTATTTTCAAATACAAAAtccattttataaaaaattcccctACCTTAATACCAGTGACCAAAATCTCCTGCTCGACACTCATGTCCACAAACTCAGGAGCATCGGCGTGGATGGCGGCGAGTTTGTCAGTATTCACTGGTCCACGCTCGTCAATAGGCTCACCGATGACGTTGATAATACGCCCAAGTGTCTCAGCACCAACGGGAATTCTGATTGGAAAGCCGGAGTCGAAGACTGGCTGGCCTCGGACGAGACCCTCAGTACCGTCCATGGCGATGGTGCGGACAGTGTTCTCACCGAGATGCTGGGCAACCTCGAGAACAAGACGGGGGGAACGGTTTTGCACCTCGAGGGCATTGAGGATTGGTGGAAGTGCTTCGTCGAATTGTACGTCTACGACAGCACCGATAACAGCTACGATTTTACCCGTAGCTGTGCCAGCCTTGGGCTGCGCCGCTGCCTTCGCTGCATAGTCACGTCCTAGGagaataatggaattttttttctttaaagagaattttgaatgaatatcTTTTCGTGGAGGTTATGAAGGCCAAAACAGACCCTAAACTCAGCCGATCCTATCCGAGCTTAACCCAAAACTCATTGTTACATAATTATTACGTACATGTTATTTTATCCCCGAATATCACCCCCAGGTTCACAGATCCCCAAAAGTAGGGAAAATTCACGAGTTTGCGAGCAGGGAAAATCTCGAGAGAAGTAAAGCCCTAAAGCAGCTGACCTATTGCAATCTCCTCCTCCACCCCACGGAATCCGAGGATCCTACAATTCTTGAGATCCTAGAACCCTCGGAGCCCCAATTCCgcatgatttttattcatgCCCAtcctcaagaaaaaaaatccgtgtTGTCGAGGGAAGCAGAACACAGCGGCCATGTTGGCACACGATGGAACGTCCATTTGACCCCGTGGGCTGCAGAATTATATAATCAATCTCCCCACGAATGGGAGGTTTGACTTCATTCGTGAAAAACCACGGAATCAACAATGAATATTGTGGAGAAATGATTCAGCCCCAGGAGGGCTGACTCCTGGGAATGATTTGGACTACTGTCAGTGGAGAAAAAGTCATGGAGAATTGAGGAAATGAGGGGCTGTGCCCGGTGCGAGGAACTGTGGGAGAAATGGGATAGAAcaatgacaaaaatatttttctagtaCTTACGGTTGACTGACAAGGCGACTGTTGCTTTTGTTACTTCATTTTGGAGTATAGAGGGTTTAACGGCTCGCAGGGCACCAGCGGCTGCCTTTGATACGGCACTCAACATCATGGCCGTCGGAGTGAACAGAAACGACGGTCGACCGGAATACCTCGAGCCGCAGGTCTCGTCGAGTTGGTATCACGCACAGTATATCCGCATAGGTGCGCAGAAGCGCCGTTCTGGGAGCTGCGCGGGTGGCGAGGCACTTTGAAAGAGAGAAATTCCCAAGATTCTTTTGGGGGAAAACCCTAGGGGGGTTATATGACATAGATCATTTACATTTGTATGATATCaagggaaaattgatttttttttacccataAAGTAACAGTTTCCCTCAtctttattttgtaaataatttgtttctaTGATGAATAATCACTTGGTTATTCAatgtaattgaatttaaaaaatttttttttataagatTGATCTATAATTAAAGGCTATCATCAAGGATTTCGAATTAAATTAATAGCAACAAATCTGGTTTGACAATATGTatatttgagaaataaaatgagtTTCATGCATTCATTGACGAACAATTGATTCAAATAATACTGGGTCGAcaccaaaaaaatttctagtcGATGCGGGAACGGGGAATCGGTTTAAATTATGTGACCActgaataatcaaaattttccgATCTCATTTTCTTACCGTCAATGAATTTTCggagaataaattttacataaaaataaaaatcgattgaGATAGTGTAATCAGTACCACACATAATGCGGcagcaatgaaataaaatgaatgtatatatatatatatataatatatttctaCTTTATTATAATACATGTACAACATGAATGGGGtttatttatcatcaattaaagactgaataattcataatatTAACTCTTCACTTCTGTGATTCACCATAAAGCATGAAATACACAAAGATGGTaaaagaaaattgttgaaaaatatatgttgactaaaaaaatggaattcctAAGTGAAATATAATAGTGGCATGCATCAATTAAAGGCGTGTTTTTTCCTCGTCAATATTCATTAGGAATCTAAATACGTAATTATCAAGCGCTTGTTAAAACCTTCAATCACTGACAAAAACATGATCATCTTTAAATCTCATCGCTTCATtgatttgaattattgaaacaaTAGTCTTGCATTGACTTGacgtatatttatttatatacaaCATATATCAGCTCACTCTGCACATTGGATTATATATTACTGTGAAATATTAATCTCATCGCTCTTTCTACTTAATTAATATCTCTTTTTCTGtcatttaatttgaattattcaccGGCATCTCATAACTCCTCGTAtagattataattatttcgtaATTTATCGGGGAATTCGTACAATAAATCGAGTGTATTCGATAAGGGTATTCAGCGTATTAACTAAttgttaaatatattttcagtaATATTAAGTTGATATTTAAGAAATTtaaggtaaataataaattatcatcCGTTTGGATTCAAATGAAATCGTTCGTTGGAATTCTTCTTAGAGtagttttttttcctattctCTTGTGAGATGTCTCGATATTTTTACATTACGCTGCGGAGAATTCCTTGGTTGAGTGAGCCAACGAGAGCAGCTGGAGCTGTTTGAGGTGCACCACCTGATGCTGGAGCTGGTGCTGGGGGGGCTGGAGCACCTGGGGGTGGGCCGTATTGGTAAATTGGGCCTTGGGGCGCTGCTGGAGGCGATTCTGGCATAAACTTAGCTGAAATTTTAATACAATTGGTACCGTTAATATCTTCTTGTGACTCTTCTCatatttgtattttatttcatcaactgacgaatttttttgctgttagagcggaagaaaaatttatttttcactatggacgcacgaaaaattcagattttcttctctgagaaaaaaaaattctgaaattacTTTCTTCTAAATTGAATTATGAAATTCTGAGTAAATGAATTATAATCGTCTTGAATTACGGGTTGATTGTGTTGcatatgaatttgattttttgaaaataataattgatgtgtagattattgaaattaatttcattttttatcagcATTAAATTTTTGCTTTGTTTTCTTTCTCAGTGTGAagagttttccagtttaactTCTAGTTTTTTCGTACGTTTCTTCAATCGATCCAGTGAGATCAAACGGCAAATGGTGTTTCAACTATTGGAAACGAAAATTTATGTAGGGTTATAATTAGCGTTATAATTGTTATGTGTCTGTCGAATCTGTGGAACGTTATGCAACGAGAAATAAAACGGGAATCAGTTtaattgtgaaaattattcCTCTTGCAATGGAATTGTTTCGAAGGTTGATAAATGTGAAAACGTAACCAAAACATGCAgaagtttattattttaaatggTGAAAAAACATGCCCTGCGGAGTTTCTTACCTGTTGACATTTCATTTTACCATGTTAAAGGTCTTCTGAAGCTTCGGGAATAGGAGACGTCCTTTTCTGTTTCATTTGACCATTCGGCTTTAACATTGTAATAGCTGTCTCGAGTAATTCAATTCCGccaataattcaatgattcaAACAGTGTATTTATCCTTTTATTATTCTGTCTTCCATTATTATGATTTATATTAACACTTATTATTGTTTAACATTCTGTAACTAATTCCCAATAATTCTTTACAATATTCCTCTCCTCTCCTATTCTGAAGCCATGGTTCCTCGTTCTGTTCTCGTCTGTCGGAACAGAgctcgaaaaataaaaaggaaaattgaaattcctaATAATCcgcgttgaaaaatttcagtctttggaatattttccagTGATCCATAGAAGAATTTTCGGTAGCTTATGTAGACGATCTACAGgggacactttttttttaaaatctttACGAGACTAGAcggttaataaaaattgtcctctGAAGATCCTCCAACAAATGTTGTCGTCTGAAAACTCTTTTGTGGATTACCAAGAATTCTTCCAAGAGTCGCTGATATTCGCAAgacaaaatgttttttacatGGCAATTTAGATGTTTAAATTGGTGGCTTgagaattcaatatttttttctttattttaatcAACTACTTCTACGAACACGCCGAAAAGTCCACTTTAGCGactaaaattccattttattttcatgttaTCTTTCAATGCACGAGAAAACAATGTTATTTACATCACGATTATTATGAAGACACAGAGCGGGTTCTAgagttttcatttcattttattttcttctagtTAATATGATATATTTCTGCATTTTTCTCTTACACTTGCGCAATTGGAAGGCTCGCGTCGTCCACATcagttattcatttattaatttattaatagtgTCTATAATGATCATTGTTGGGATCGATTAATACTGACTGAGGTctttaaaatcaattgaagatgTGAAAACaatttcgtaaattttttcaagacTTTCGTAAGTGGTTCTCTCAAAAGAGAATTCGTAAAGCGTGAGGACCGTCTCTAATGGTGGATTATCTCAAGAATGAGGGAGTTTAGGGAAAAATATCacgtaatattttttgtaaaaaatttaatcaggtacaaaaaatattttatgacatTTTTCCGTTCCATTCCATTTGAAGATAATTCGGATGAATCGCATTGGAACAGATTAATTACGTTTTACGAAAGAACTTGATGATCTCAATCGTTGTGTCTGAATGATATATTAATTGATGACTtgattaaacattaaattttttcatttgttaaatGTAGCAGGAAGCCATCGAAATATATTAgtggattttgaaaaaatgagacATTTTACagacatttaattttaataaaattaagaaTGAAGTGTGGTGTCAATAGATGTCCACTCATTCGACGTATCTTCCTATTTCCATCAACCGTGGATGATCATTCTCCAtcgatatttaaaaataaagtgGCAGCGGGGACCCTGACATTCTcccattgaattattatttcttaaatcgatttcatgaattttgcatttcactcaatgaaatttattatcgTGAGTCGTTGCCGCCGGTCAATCCCACTGAAAATGATTGAATCAAATATTGTAGATTGTTGGTAATTGACGAGGTTTGTATACGGTCATATTACACTTCCCGAATCGTCCATGCTTCATGCGGAAATTTTTGCCTCATGCacgcaggaaaaaaattcaataaaaaaattgatgaattttcacgAGTGATTTCTATTGAATGGTTCCAGTGGGAAATAATGCGTTTATGCAGTTGGCATGCTCCAATGTCACTACTTCCAGTGAAGAATTAGttctttaattttaaattaaagtcAGGGAAAACGATGTGCcaagaattttcaagaaaaaaaaatattgaaatggatcctaaaaaatttatttcctagaACCCGCCTGAGACGAActgagaataataataatttcaacatttatttttcgttcttTGGCTGAAAACTGATGCCGCAAAGTTTTCCCCGTATTCTAGGAATCGTTTTTTCTACTATCGAGAAATTTGTACACGAGATAGTCGCAACATCTGCATGCACTCGCAGGTACACCGAGAAGCCACTTGCCAAGCTCGGAAAACCGTCCCAGAATgtaaaataaagaataatgaaataaCGTAAACTGATTCTGtcttattttgtaatttttggctcattattgttgattttttttattaattcgttTCGGGCACTTGCTCGGAATTTTTGTAGAATCGTAGACTATCTATTTAGATTAATAATTGCAATTCCATGCCATATGTAGTGAATTATATTTAAGAAACGCAAACagtaatgatgaaaaattttaatcattattgaaaattgcaaTGAATGTAGAAAAATGCCCAAGTGCATAGTAAAATTACCTTACCGTCAAATTCAGACTGAATGGATTATTTGAATGTATAATTGGTCGAGTGCATGATATTTCCACCTTTCCGTGcacgaagaaaaattcttaaatgattaataatttttgtaactTATACGCTACTTGTCCGAAAATTTAtactgaatttttctcgcCATGTGgacaattttccataatttttgcaTTTGTTTTGGGAATAATCTGACATGGGGTTCGATATCGGAAAGGATGGAAAATCGTCGATCACCTGGGAGCAGCCTCGTGAATGACATTACCTACACATTAatcgttagaaaaaaaatataaataaaggaCAGACACATAACAATTGGCACATTTCAGAATCATCAATGTCTCGATGATTTTCACAACTCAATCAAAGAGtcgaaaatatattcatgaaCAACTTTGGTTTGAGTTTTAGCCTGTACAAAAGGAAAATACACCAGCGACAACCTAAAGTGTAACAGAATAACATCGACAATATTTATAGGCAACTCCTAAAATTACTGTTGAATCGAGCAAAACGATGCTAGTATATCCTATATGTACGAGAaaaaagataataaaaaatatttggaaaaactcTCTCCaaaaacattcaataaaaattcaaagaaattttgTAATGAATATAATATAAGAATGTTCTCACAAATAAAATCGTTCTATTGACAATTGTATTGATTGCCAATTAGTGACGCGAACAAacgagttttattttttttacacccCCTTACATCATCGTTTCACCCTCATCAACATCGAAATCTGGAAGATCTTCCACAAAAAAAGGCTAAATAAAAAcaggaatgaaaattaatcacaGTGACAGTGAGAGAGTACAGATATGCGATAGATATACGAGTAGAGTAACAGATATATCGGTTTTAGGGTATAAATACAATATTCCTACGACAGAGATACAATAAATCcggttttatcaattttcgacTGCTCATATTTTTTggtgtttttagttttttttttctctacctGAACTCACTCATACACGAATGTTTCCACCAATCTGCGCATCTACATGAAGTTCGCTAGAGGTAACAGGGACAAACATAGAAATTTAGGCGTTAGACGTTACTTTTTCTCATtacaaaaaaccaaaaaattttattctttatgaTTGCTTTTGTTGCtgctttatttttcaatcttggaaattttaatttgccTTATGCTGGTGAGGGGGGTTCATcgagggggctgggaatgatTTTGATGGGCGAAACACTGACTTTTTGATCGATTGTTGACTTGTCAACAATTACACATCTTTTGTGATTTCATTTCCCGCTATTTAAGTACTAGGTGATTGAGTGGATCTACTTACCGACAATGATGGCCAGGATAATGAGACCGATGACCCCCATTATAATCATCATCtggagaaaaagagaaaaaatattgttaatacattttacattt belongs to Diachasmimorpha longicaudata isolate KC_UGA_2023 chromosome 10, iyDiaLong2, whole genome shotgun sequence and includes:
- the LOC135166336 gene encoding vacuolar protein sorting-associated protein 41 homolog isoform X2 gives rise to the protein MSLGRLVKSIAIDPGYSKPGGSKKFITGDDKLVLYEKTFLSRMKLSVLCDAEGGVRSVAWMGQFVAWASDTGVRVYDLNSKCSLGLIKWTTTPPVLPEHYRCNLRWTDSRTLLIGWVDTVRICQIRKRSTQETSTQNLAEFLIDPVSTFQVDFYISGIAPLETQLVLLGCPKEPDESGKSQRPTLHIVDPKYQDFQTICANYLTLRGYKEYSCNDYHLDCLPEENRFFIVSPKDIVIASLYDSDDRIEWLLSHGKFEAALEAVSLNEGRDCERHTMINVGRVYLDHLLASQQYEEAGKLCLKVLGRDKKLWEEEVYKFARVHQLRSISSYLPRGDITLDPLIYEMVLYEYLKIDPDGFLQLVKEWSPKLYTVAAVVNGVLEHLLVHNQRQNVLLEALAILYSHDGKYDKALAMYLKLRHKDVFQLIQKHQLWSSVHDMIEGLMDLDAERAIALVLDKDKVPSDLIVKKLQNNHRYLYMYLDALDKKDMKDCKGKYHGILVRLYADYSRDKLLPLLRRSDNYPIQQALDICSQRQFYPEMVYLLGRIGNTSEALALMTRELGDMEAAIEFCQEHDDEELWNDLINYSLNKSENITFLLQKIGPYVDPRLMVQRIEPSMQIPGLKKALIKMMCNYNLQVSVQEGCKKILSGDYFNLHERLVRSHQRGIFVDDDQMCGACHRKVIVRDPRNLVVFYCKHLFHEECLPDLDNVENCVICNPAKDRFK
- the LOC135166336 gene encoding vacuolar protein sorting-associated protein 41 homolog isoform X1, which encodes METGSSKDDSSNQDDSYSDVDEVEPKLKYVRMQNDIKGILVNDAASCIAVHPKFLCLGSHWGRIHVLDHQGNNIQSKTLQAHTVAVNQISIDHKGDYIASCSDDGKVFIYGLYTADNNHNMSLGRLVKSIAIDPGYSKPGGSKKFITGDDKLVLYEKTFLSRMKLSVLCDAEGGVRSVAWMGQFVAWASDTGVRVYDLNSKCSLGLIKWTTTPPVLPEHYRCNLRWTDSRTLLIGWVDTVRICQIRKRSTQETSTQNLAEFLIDPVSTFQVDFYISGIAPLETQLVLLGCPKEPDESGKSQRPTLHIVDPKYQDFQTICANYLTLRGYKEYSCNDYHLDCLPEENRFFIVSPKDIVIASLYDSDDRIEWLLSHGKFEAALEAVSLNEGRDCERHTMINVGRVYLDHLLASQQYEEAGKLCLKVLGRDKKLWEEEVYKFARVHQLRSISSYLPRGDITLDPLIYEMVLYEYLKIDPDGFLQLVKEWSPKLYTVAAVVNGVLEHLLVHNQRQNVLLEALAILYSHDGKYDKALAMYLKLRHKDVFQLIQKHQLWSSVHDMIEGLMDLDAERAIALVLDKDKVPSDLIVKKLQNNHRYLYMYLDALDKKDMKDCKGKYHGILVRLYADYSRDKLLPLLRRSDNYPIQQALDICSQRQFYPEMVYLLGRIGNTSEALALMTRELGDMEAAIEFCQEHDDEELWNDLINYSLNKSENITFLLQKIGPYVDPRLMVQRIEPSMQIPGLKKALIKMMCNYNLQVSVQEGCKKILSGDYFNLHERLVRSHQRGIFVDDDQMCGACHRKVIVRDPRNLVVFYCKHLFHEECLPDLDNVENCVICNPAKDRFK
- the LOC135166346 gene encoding ATP synthase subunit beta, mitochondrial translates to MMLSAVSKAAAGALRAVKPSILQNEVTKATVALSVNRRDYAAKAAAQPKAGTATGKIVAVIGAVVDVQFDEALPPILNALEVQNRSPRLVLEVAQHLGENTVRTIAMDGTEGLVRGQPVFDSGFPIRIPVGAETLGRIINVIGEPIDERGPVNTDKLAAIHADAPEFVDMSVEQEILVTGIKVVDLLAPYAKGGKIGLFGGAGVGKTVLIMELINNVAKAHGGYSVFAGVGERTREGNDLYHEMIESGVISLKDKTSKVALVYGQMNEPPGARARVALTGLTVAEYFRDQEGQDVLLFIDNIFRFTQAGSEVSALLGRIPSAVGYQPTLATDMGTMQERITTTKKGSITSVQAIYVPADDLTDPAPATTFAHLDATTVLSRAIAELGIYPAVDPLDSTSRIMDPNIIGAEHYNIARGVQKILQDYKSLQDIIAILGMDELSEEDKLTVARARKIQRFLSQPFQVAEVFTGHAGKLVPLAETIKGFQKILAGELDHLPEVAFYMVGPIEEVVAKAETLAKQ